A window from Setaria italica strain Yugu1 chromosome VIII, Setaria_italica_v2.0, whole genome shotgun sequence encodes these proteins:
- the LOC101763214 gene encoding uncharacterized protein LOC101763214: MRALSRIGVGLAVVSALLLLALTAELYYIFVHKRRLRRRAAAISDAASSPSSSSRELLQLFCFKKPPALASTYAVQEPSSAVAVAVGGDGEDGDDDETVEAQLMRLGSVVGPTRLLFTIKEETREDLESDDGHSRSRSLGELLHCSETPPFLTPRASPSPVLDNSYNPLFESPATSPGPAPAVVSPPPKFQFLKDAEEKLYRRALAEEAMRARRSPPPQQQPASPVPGREDGGYITIVVGKNNRSVIPPAAAAAAHSRRWPSVSEGVVQMDQRF, from the coding sequence aTGCGAGCTTTGAGCAGAATAGGTGTTGGGCTCGCGGTGGTGTCGGCGCTCCTCCTTCTCGCGCTCACCGCCGAGCTCTACTACATCTTCGTGCACAAgcgccggctgcggcggcgcgctgcCGCCATCTCCGATGCGGCCTCGTCCCCGTCATCCTCCTCCCGCGAGCTCCTCCAGCTCTTCTGCTTCAAGAAGCCCCCCGCCCTCGCGTCCACCTACGCGGTCCAGGAGCCGTCgtccgccgtggccgtggccgtcggcggcgacggggaggacggcgacgacgacgagacggTGGAGGCGCAGCTGATGCGGCTCGGCAGCGTCGTGGGCCCCACGAGGCTGCTCTTCACCATCAAGGAGGAGACCCGGGAGGACCTCGAGTCCGACGACGGCCACAGCCGGAGCCGCAGCCTCGGCGAGCTGCTGCATTGCTCCGAGACGCCGCCGTTCCTCACGCCGcgggcctcgccgtcgccggtgctGGACAACTCCTACAACCCGCTGTTCGAGTCCCCGGCGACGAGCCCGGGCCCGGCCCCGGCGGTagtgtcgccgccgcccaagttCCAGTTCCTCAAGGACGCCGAGGAGAAGCTGTACCGCCGGGCGCTGGCCGAGGAGGCCATGAGGGCGCGGAggtcgccaccgccgcagcagcagccggcgtcGCCGGTGCCCGGAAGGGAGGACGGCGGGTACATTACCATCGTGGTGGGGAAGAACAACCGGTCGGTCAtcccccctgccgccgccgccgccgcccacagcCGGCGGTGGCCATCAGTGAGCGAGGGAGTTGTTCAGATGGACCAGAGGTTTTGA